The Paenarthrobacter aurescens region AGCCGGGACTTCGCAGCGAACCGTTTGGCGCATCATCACAACCGCTGACCGACGGCAGTCCGCGATTCACTGGAACAGGTGCCGCAATGCATTCGATAGTGATTGCAGTCACATTGGCAAAGCATGTGGAGCTGATGTGGACACATCACAATCAGGAGGAACCATGGGTAATGACGCCCAGCCCCAGGACGCAACCGCGTCCGTGGACTTCCAGGAAGTCCAACAAACGGAAAGGTTCAAGACACTGCGCAAGCGGCATCGCAGCTTTGTCTTCCCCATGGCAGTGGTATTCCTGCTCTGGTATTTCGCCTACGTTCTTTTGGCCGACTACGCAGTGGGCTTCATGTCCATCAAAGTGTGGGGCAACATCAACGTCGGCCTGATACTGGGCCTGCTGCAGTTCGTCACCACCTTTGGCATTACGGCATGGTACGTGAGCTACTCCAACAGGAAGCTGGACCCGATCGCTGCTGAAATCCGCAACGAGATTGAGGGCCACGAATTCGATAAGGACGGCAATGTGAACAGCGGGGCAGCCAAATGAACACCATGGTCCCCACAGCGGTCAATGTTGAAGCCCTCAAAGACACAACCCTGCTCAACATGGGCATCTTCGCCCTCTTCGTAGCGGTCACCATGGTGATCGTGTTCCGTGCGAGCAGGAACAACAAAACGGCGGCTGATTACTATGCAGCAGGGCGGTCATTCACAGGTTCCCAGAACGGCACGGCCATTGCCGGAGACTACCTTTCGGCAGCGTCCTTCCTGGGCATTACCGGTGCCATTGCCATCAACGGCTACGACGGGTTCCTGTACTCCATAGGCTTCCTTGTTGCCTGGCTTGTGGCCCTGCTCCTGGTGGCTGAACTGCTCCGCAACACCGGCAAGTTCACCATGGCGGACGTTCTGTCCTTCCGCCTTCGCCAGCGGCCCGTCCGGATTGCGGCGGCGCTGTCCACCTTGGCGGTCTGCTTCTTCTACCTGCTGGCCCAAATGGCGGGTGCAGGCAGCCTGATTTCGCTCCTGTTGGGCATCAGCGACTGGGGCGGTCAGGCACTGGTGATCATCGTCGTCGGCGCCCTGATGATCATGTACGTCCTGATCGGCGGCATGAAGGGCACCACCTGGGTTCAGATCATCAAAGCCATTTTGCTGATCGCCGGCGCGGGAGTCATGACAGCCATGGTGCTGGCCATCTACGGCTTCAATCTCTCAAGCCTGCTGGGCTCGGCAGCCGAAGCGGCCAACAACCCGGCAATCCTCAACCCGGGCCTGCAATACGGCAAGACTGAAACATCCAAGCTCGACTTCATGTCCCTCGGCCTTGCTTTGGTCCTGGGAACCGCTGCGCTGCCTCACGTCCTCATGCGCTTCTACACTGTCCCCACAGCCAAGGAAGCCCGCAAGTCCGTTGTGTGGGCCATCTGGTTGATTGGCCTGTTCTACCTCTTCACCCTGGTGCTTGGCTACGGTGCAGCAGCACTGGTGGGCGCCGAAACCATCAAATCCGCGCCGGGCGGCGTCAACTCCGCTGCGCCTCTGCTGGCCTTCCACTTGGGAGGTCCGCTCCTCCTGGGCTTTATCTCGGCAGTCGCCTTTGCCACCATCCTGGCCGTGGTGGCCGGCCTGACCATCACTGCGGCAGCCTCCTTCGCCCACGACATCTATGCCAATGTCATCGCCAAGGGAAAAGCCGATGCAGTCACCGAAGTGAAGGTAGCTCGGCGTACGGTACTGGTGATCGGAGTCCTGGCCATCCTTGGCGGCATCTTCGCCAACGGCCAGAACGTAGCGTTCCTGGTGGCGCTGGCTTTCGCAGTAGCAGCATCAGCAAACCTGCCCACCATCGTCTACTCCTTGTTCTGGAAGAAGTTCACCACCCAGGGCGCAGTATGGAGCATGTACGGCGGCCTTGCTGCGGCCATCTTGCTCATCACGTTCTCACCGGTAGTTTCAGGGGCCAAGACTTCCATGATCCCGGGGGTGAACTTCGCCTTCTTCCCGCTGAGCAACCCGGGCATTGTATCCATCCCGCTGGCCTTCTTCCTCGGCTGGCTCGGAACAGTGCTGGACAAGCGGCGCGAAGACCCGGCCAAGCAAGCCGAAATGGAAGTGCGCTCGCTGACTGGAGTTGGTGCTGAGAAGGCAGTAGACCACTAACTGCGCTACCACCATGCCATCCACAATGGGCTCCTCCTGCGAATAGTCGCAGGAGGAGCCCTTTGTGGTGGACGCCCTGCCTTCACTTCTTCAGGCTCAACCATTCCTTTAGCTGTTCCAACGGCCAGGTGGTGACAATGCGCTCCTTGGGTACACCGAGGGCTTCGGCGCGCTCTGCACCGTACTGGAGGAAATCGAGTTGCCCGGGAGCGTGGGCGTCGCTGTCGATGCTGAACAGGCATCCGGCGTCGAGGGCCATCTTGATGAGGTTATCCGGCGGGTCCTGACGCTCGGGCCTGGAGTTTATTTCCACCGCGACACCCCACTCCGCGCACTCCTTGAATACTTTGGCGGCATCGAACTCGGACTCGGGCCGGGTACCACGGGAACCCTGCACCAGGCGCCCCGTGCAATGTCCCAGGACGTTGGTATGCGGGTCGCGGATGCCACCAAGCATCCGTGTGGTCATGGTTTTCTTGTCAGATCGAAGCTTTGAGTGAACGCTGGCCACCACAACGTCCAGGCGATCCAGCATGGCCGGTGTCTGGTCAAGGGTTCCGTCTTCGAGGATGTCCACTTCGATTCCCTTGAGCAAACGGAACCCGTCCTGTGCGGCATTGATACCGTCCACCACATCAAGTTGCTGCTCAAGCCGTTCGACGCTGAGGCCATTGGCGATGGTGAGGTTGGGAGAGTGGTCTGTCAGGGCAACATACTCCCGGCCGAGGGTGCGGGCGGCGGCAACCATGGCTTCAATGGGGGAGCCGCCGTCGGACCAATTGCTGTGGCTGTGCAGATCCCCGCGCAACGCTGCCCGCAGGGCGTCGCCTCCAGAGGCCAGTGATTTGGTGCCCCGCTCGCGAAGGTCAGCCAAATACTCGGGAACGCGGCCTTCCAAAGCCTGGGTGATGACCTCGGCACTGCGGTTGCCCACACCCTTGAGGCTGGTGATCCGACCTGAAGCCACCAGTTTCTTCAAGTCCTCAGCGGGAAGTTTCCGCGCGGCGTCGGCTGCTTTCCGGAACGCCTGGACTTTGAAAGTGGGGGATTGGCTTCTTTCGAGCCAAAAAGAAATTTCGTCGAGCGCCTCAAGAGGATCCATGGCTCCATGATCCACGAACAAGGCGCACCATCAACAGTGGGCATTGTTGATGGTGCGCCGGTCCGGACCCCGCCAGCTAGTGGTGGCGACCCGGGTCCAGGGCGGGATTGGAGCCCTGGCCGGTTTCTCCGTGCGGTGCCTGGCCGTGTTCACCGTGCGGGAGGGCATGCTGTCCTGCCATGGAGGCCGCCAGGCCGGGGGTTGCAACTGTTGCAACAACGACGGCGGCTCCGAACGCGGCTGCCAGAAGCCGCCCGGTCCTTGGCTGGCCGTGGGCGCCGCCGTCGTTGGTCTTGTAGTGCCGCCTTAGCCATCCGGCCCCGGCAACTGCCATGAGCGTCAGGCCAAGAGCGGCAAAGTGGCTCACATTCAAGGAGCGCTGGGTGCTGACCCCGGCCACCGTCACCGCAAGGTGTGCAGCGGCAGTCAGGGCCAGGACAGGAAGTGCGTATCTGGTGAAGACCAGGGTGTTGCGGTGCAGCCCCCACAGCGACCAGGCCAAGAACGCCAGGCCGCCTGCGAGGGTTGCCACGCCGGCCAACACCAGGAGGGGAGTCACCGCTGCAGTTCCAGTGAGATATCCGGCGGCAAGGGAAAGCTCCACCATCCCGGCGGCCATTGCCGCGAAGTACACGAACATAAGGGTCGCTGCGCTGAGTGTGGGGTGATTTTTGCTTTCCATGGCTCTTGCCGTCCTCTCGCTATGGGTCAGGTCAAGCGCTGATCAGGCGTGAGCGGAAGCGACGGTTGCTTTGTCCTGGGACAGTGCGACACCAAGAAGAACCACGGCGCTGGCAAGGTGCAGGACGTTATCCGCGCCGTTGAGCGCAATGATGTTCAGCGAGGAACCCACCAGGAAGAGACCAAGGATACCCACCAGGAGGTAGACGCCACCCACAGCAGTGTTCACGGACTTGGACAACCGGACGCTGTTCATGCCGGAGTAGAGCAGAGCGGCGCCGATGGCCAAGTGGATGATGTTGTGAAGCGGGTTCACGGCAAAGATGATCAGGTTGGCGCCCTCGGTGGCAAAGAAGCCAATACCCGAGGTGACAAAGAATCCGAGCACGCCTACCAAGAGGTATACGGCTCCGAAGATGGTGGCGATCAGGCGATTGGGCGATGTACGCATGGTCCGAACCTTCCGGTGATGGCCGGAAATCCGGCCGTCCTGCTGAGCCCCGGCTGGGGCTCTCAAGCAGTGATTCGGACCATTCGTGCAGGTGGATGGGTTTTGGATCGGATTATTTTCCGCGCTCCTACGGGCGGAGGCGGATACTGCTCATCTTGAGGTCGTCAGTTCCTTCAAAGATGTACTGGAGGTCAATGGTCTTGCCTTCGCATTGCAACGTGCCTGCGAGGCTGGCCTTGTTGTTTCCGTTGTCCGAGTTCACGTTCACTGAGTTGTAGTTGGGTTTGCAGGAGCTGTCCAGGTTCAGGCTGGCGATGCCCTCCAGAAACGACTCCTTGTCCAGCTCATCCTTTAGCGGCTGGCTCAAATAGTTGTCGTAGGCCTGCTCGGTTTGGCCGGAGACCACAAGGTTGGTGAATTCGTCCGCCAGGGACCGTGCTTTGGACGTCGCGTTCCCCACCAGGTTCACCAGCAGCAGCACGCCCACTACGGCCAGCACAATCACACCTGCCACTACGCCCAGGATGATCCACAGCAGTTTCCGGCTCTTCTTGCGTGGCTGCTGGCCGTACGGTCCGGATTGGTACTGCCCGGGCTGCTGGTAGGGGCCGGGCTGATTTTGGCCCTGCGCGTATGCATTAGATCCCTGGGGGTAGGGGTTTTGGGTGTAAGGCTCCGTGCCGGGTGCCGCATACTGCGGGCTGCCTTGGGAAGAAGCGGACGACGGCGGCTGTTGCCACTGCGGTGAGGCTCCGGTCTGCGGGGGGTACCCGGGCCCGGGTGGGATCGGCGGCGGGTTCTGGCCCGGGTGGTTCGACTGAGCCGGGTAGTTCGGATCGGGCTGGTTGGGTTGTTGCGGGTTGCTCACGGTAGTGCCCCTTTCGGTACCCTCATGCAGCTTCGGCAGCGCCACCACATGGCCGGGGATCCTCTGGCCGGCCCCCGATGCGTCCACTTGCATCAAATCCTATGCGGGTGCGCCGGGCAAGTACTGCAACCCCCCGTTCCTGCAGGTGAAGTGCCACTTTCACCGGCTGGAGGTCACTGGCTGAACGTCATTGGCTGGAGCGTCAGTCGCTGAACGTCACTGGCTCGAGCGTCTTCCCAGCAACGGTTGCACCCTGTACGGGATCATTTCCCGCATGGCCAGCGCCGTATCAGTGCGTTCCACTCCGTCGCAGCCGAGGATCTTTCCGTTGATGCGGTAAAGGTCCTCAGCGTCCAAGGCAACCACGCGCAGGAGCAGGTCGGCCGAGCCCGTGAGCCCGAACCCTTCAAGGATTTCCGGGATACCAGCGAGGTCCTCGGACAGGGAGGCCAGTTTTTGCTGCTGCACGTGGACTGTAATGAAGGCCGTTAACGGGTACCCCAACGCCACGGGATTGATGCGCCGTTCAAAGGAGAGAAATGCGTTTTTCTTCTCCAGTTGGGCCATTCGGGCTTGGACGGTATTTCTGGACAAGCCCAGTGTCTGGGCCAAGGCAACCACGGTCCCTCGCGGATCGTTGGCCATGGCAGACAAGAGCCGGGTATCGGTGCCATCCAAGGGTTGCATAATGCGCAAGATTAGCACGGTCCAACGTGCCGAAACAGGGCAAAATGATCAACGTGCCAACGGGTAGTTGTACCCCATGCCACTTGTGAGTAGGGTCACAGTTAAGTCCGGCGAAGGTGCCGGATGGCCGGTCTGCGGCAGGACCACAAGTTCAGCCAGCGCCGACGAAAACGAGCCGGAAGGTTGCGATCACCTGTGTTGACGGATCAGGCGGGCAAGGGAGTGCATAGAGACACTCCGGGCCCTGGACATAGTGCACAAATTCCCCTGAGGACTGGCGGTGATCTGCTCCAGTTGGTCTCGCCGGAAGGTGAGCGGATCAGCCATCCCGAGTTTGATATCTGGGTCAAAGACATCGGCGATGAGCACCTGTGCTCCTTGTATGAGGACATGACAGTCATTCGCCGTATAGATGCGGAAGCTACGGCTCTCCAGCGTCAGGGAGAGCTTGCATTGTGGCCCCCGCTGCTGGGTCAGGAGGCGGCGCAGATTGGCTCAAGTCGCTCACTCAGGGATGACGACTTCGTCTTTCCCAGCTACCGCGAAAGCGGCGTGGCCTATGTTCGCGGCGCGCACCTCTCCGAAATTGCCCGGGTATGGCGGGGTAATGCCTCCTACGGATGGGATCCCCTGCGCATCAACCTCGCAACACCACAGATCATCATTGGATCCCAAAGCCTGCACGCCACTGGCTACGCCATGGGTGTCCAGTTGGATGGAGCCAACACGGCGGTCCTCGCCTACTTTGGCGATGGCGCCACAAGTGAAGGTGACGTCAACGAGGCCATGGTCTTCGCGGCGAGCTACCAGGCTCCGGTGGTGTTCTTCTGCCAGAACAACCATTGGGCAATATCCGAGCCCGTCCGGGTACAGTCGCACGTCCAGCTCGCGGACCGGCCCACAGGCTTTGGCATCCCGAGCATGCGCGTGGATGGAAATGATGTCCTGGCCGTCATGGCTGCTACGCGTGTGGCCTTGGACCGGGCCCGCAAGGGCGGGGGACCAACCTTCATTGAGGCTGTCACCTACCGCATGGGTCCGCACACCACGGCCGATGACCCCACGCGCTACCGCGACCCCATTGAGCTGGAGGACTGGGCGGCCAAGGACCCCATTCTGAGACTGCGCAAATTGCTCCAAGCCAAGGGCCTGCTGACTGACGACGTGGAAGCCCGGGTGAAGTCCAAGGCAGATGCTGTGGCCGCCGAACTTCGCTCCAGCTGCATCGATATGCCGGACCCGCAGCCGCTTGATGTTTTCAACCATGTGTACAGCACGCCCAACTCCTGGATTGAGCGCCAGAAGGACCACTACTCGCGCTATTTGAACAGCTTCGGCCAGCCTGTAGAGGAAGGTGCACTCTGATGTCCAAGCTCACTTTTGCCAGGGCCATCAATGCCGGGCTCCGGAAGTCCCTCGAAAACGATCCCAAAGTGGTCCTCATGGGAGAAGACATCGGCTCGCTCGGTGGCGTCTTTCGCGTCACGGATGGGCTTCAGAAAGACTTCGGCAAGCACAGAGTGATCGATTCTCCGCTGGCTGAGTCCGGGATCATCGGCACCGCTGTGGGCTTGGCCTACCGCGGCTACCGGCCGGTTTGCGAGATCCAGTTCGATGGCTTCATCTACCCGGCGTTCGATCAGATCGTCAGCCAAGTGGCCAAGATGCACTACCGCACCCAGGGGCGGGTCAAAATGCCCATCACCATTCGTGTGCCTTTTGGCGGCGGGATCGGATCTCCGGAGCATCACTCCGAATCACCGGAGGCATATTTCACGCACACTTCCGGCCTCCGGGTGGTGGCCGTTTCCAATCCGCAGGACGCCTACACCATGATCCAGCAGGCCATCGCCTCGGACGATCCCGTCCTTTACTTTGAGCCCAAGCGTCGTTATCACGACAAGGGAGATGTGGACGAAACCTTCAGCCTGTCCGAGGCCCTTCCTTTGGATAAAGCTGCCGTAGTGAGCGCCGGATCTGATGTCACGTTGATTGCTTACGGTCCTCTGGTCAAAACGGCCAGGGATGCTGCGATGGCCGCGGCAGATGAAGGTATTTCAGTTGAAGTGATCGACCTTCGCTCGCTGGCACCTGTGGACTACCCCGTAGTGGAGGCCTCTGTCCGTAAAACCGGTCGCCTGGTGATCACTCACGAAGCCGCTCAGTCAGGCGGTCTTGGCGCTGAGATTGCCGCCAGCATCACCGAACGGTGCTTCCACTACCTGGAATCCGCCCCGGTCCGCATCACTGGTTTTGACGTTCCCTATCCGTACTCGAAGCTCGAAATGCACCACCTGCCGGACCTGGACAGGATCCTCGACGGTGTGGATCGCGCCTTGGGCCGCCCCAATTCGTTGAGTGGACTGGAAGGATGACCGCCACCATGATCAAGGAATTCCGGCTGCCGGACCTTGGCGAAGGCCTGACCGAATCGGAAATTCTGAGTTGGAAGGTAGCGGTGGGGGACACCGTCACGCTCAACCAGGTCATCGCCGAGGTGGAGACTGCTAAAGCTGTTGTGGAGCTACCCTCTCCGTTCGCCGGAGTTGTGGCCGAACTTCACGAGCAACCCGGAACGGTAGTGGAAGTCGGCAAGCCAATTGTCTCGTTCGAGGTTGACGACGCCGGATCCTCCAATGGGGGCGGCACGCCGAATGGAGGTGGTGGGTCCGCCGTGGCAGCTTCCGCTGGCGCAGTCACCGCTGGCGCCGCCACCGCTGGTGACCGGTCCGCCGTCGAAACATCCGCCACGGTTTCTCCTTCGACGGCCGGCGCTGAAGCAGTGGGAGCCCCGGCCAAACGTGAGCCGAATCTGGTGGGGTACGGCGCCGTCGTCGAACACTCCGGACGCCCAACCCGGCGTGCCCGCGGGCAGGTTCAGGACGTGAAGTCCACATCCCCGGCGGCTCCGGCGGCCAGTGAGGCCGTGGTGACCACTCAGGCAGCGGCTGAGGCGTCCGAGCGGCCACGTTCCACCCCGCCGGTGCGCAAACTCGCCCGCGATCTTGGCGTCAATCTTGAACTGGTTCCGGGCACGGGACCGGGCGGGCTCATCACCCGCGAGGATGTTCAGAACTTCTCCGCGGAACCCGAAGCTCCAACGGAAGCTGGGGCTACTGCGGCACACGGTGATCGGGAAACGCGGACTCCCATCAAAGGTGTTCGAAAGTTCACGGCCGCCGCCATGGTCCAGAGCGCGTTCACGGCGCCGCACGTGACCGAATTCCTCACGGTGGACGTCACCGCAACCATGGAATTGCTGGCCAGGCTCAAGGGCAACAAGGCGTTCGAAGGCTATAAGCTGACGCCGCTGACCATTGCGGCCAAAGCGGTCCTGGTGGCGCTCCGGAACAACCCGTCGCTGAATTCGCGGTGGGAGGAATCCAGCCAGGAGATTGTCCAGTTCAACTACGTGAACCTGGGAATCGCCGCCGCCACGCCCCGCGGCCTGACAGTCCCGAATATCAAGGACGCGGACCGGCTGACATTGCGTGAGCTGTCCACCGCCCTGACTGAGCTCACGGAAACCGCCCGCGCAGGCAAAACATCGCCGTCGGAATTGTCCGGTGGCACCATCTCCATCACCAACATCGGCGTGTTTGGCATCGACGCCGGGACTCCCATCCTGAATCCGGGCGAAGCCGCCATTGTGGCCTTGGGCGCTGTGCGGAAGGCACCGTGGGTGGTCAACGATGAGTTGTCAGTGCGGCAGGTCATGTCGCTCAGCCTGTCCTTCGACCACCGCTTGGTGGATGGGGAACAAGGGTCCCGATTCCTCGCCGACCTCGGCGCCATCCTGGCCGACCCTGCCATGGTGATGACCATGATTTAGCGGCAGCTCGAGCTGCGCCGGCCCATCCCTTTACGAGTGCTTGCAGGAAACTGCAGCTAAGGGGTGGGCCGTCGCGCGTCAGCCCGGGGGAGCGTCAGCCAGTCTTAGTCCTCGGTTGGAGTGGTGCGATTGGAATGGACGTTTCGCCAGCTGTGTTCCGGTTCAAAACCCAGCAGCCGACGCGCTTTGTCGATGGACAGCATTGTTTCGTGTTCGCCCAGTTCTTTAAGAACCTCGACGCCGGGAAAGACTTCCGCGGCCAACCCGGCACTGCTGCGGCTCATCACGGTATCGGCGGCAGCGATGATGAAGGCCTCGAAACCAGGCTCACCATGTTCCAAGGCCCGCACTACAGCGAGAGCACCATCGCGCGCATCAATGTAGCCCCACAGATTCCATTTTCGGAGTGTCGCGTCGGAGTCGAAGGCCGGGAAGGAATCGTAGTCCTCCGGGTCCATGACGTTGGAGAACCGAAGCGCCGTGATACTCAGGTCCGGATCCCATCGGGTGAGCTGGATGGCCATCTGCTCCTCAAGATGCTTGACCAGCGAGTATGTGCTTTCAGGACGGGCCGGGTACTCCTCATCTACTGGAATGTAGGGAGGGTCGATCTCAAAAGGCAGGCCCAGGACGGTCTCGCTGGAGGCATAAACAACCTTCTTGATGCCAGCCCTTCGTGCTGCCTGAAACACGTTGTAGGTGGACACCATGTTGTTCTCGAAGATCGCGGCGTCGGGGGCCAGGCCCGGAGCAGGAATGGCGGCCAGATGAACAATCGCGTCCAAGCCGTGGTGCTGGTCGTCCAAGCCCAGAATGACATCCAGTACCTGCCCGTAATTGCGGAGGTCAACGCTGACGTAGCCTTTCCCGCGGGTGCCTGCGCGGTCAATGTTGAGCACCTGGTGGCCATCCTGCGTGAGCCGACGGACCACGCTCCGACCCAATTTCCCGCTTCCGCCAGTAACGGCAATCCTCATACTGTGCTCCTCCATAGTGGCTGGTCCCTGACCGTGCTGCTGGAGTTTCAGCCTAGGCGCCACAGCGGAAGAAAACAGCCTCTCAAGCTGGCCCTATGAGTCCTAGGAAGACAGGAACGTCCCAAGGCCTGGCGTGCCGTTAAGGAACCTTTGGTGAGCCTTGCTGTGCGGAATCGGTACTGGATTCGTTGGACAACTCAGGCCCGTGGTTTTATGACAGGCATGGTGAAGCGCTGGAGCGGGAATGTATGGCTGGGCTGGGCTCTTCTCCTGCTGTGCCTGACCCTGGTGTCAACCTTCCTCGCAGTGGTATCCGGGTTCGTCCATGACCCCAATGACAACCCAGGCTCGTACTACCACGACAAAATCCCGGAGCGGCAATGGGCGATGGCCCTGTCGATGCTCCTTCCAACAATGTCTGCGGCAGCGGCCGGTGTCTCCATCTTTGCCCGGCCGCGGGCTCTGACCAGGATCGCGGCCGGGGTGACCGTGCTGCTGCTCGCCATTGCAGCCTCCTGGTTTTGCTGGGCTGTGGGAATTGACACCATTGAGCACTTCGAGAGACTCGCTCGCTATGAGTAGCGTGGCTCGGCTCAATGCAAAAAACTGTGGCCTCTCGAATCGTTGGCACGCTGGTTCTTCACCGCGACAGTAGGCCTTTGACCTGAGGCTCTACACTGCGGTGGTTTCACACTGCTGTGGTTTCACACTGCTGTGGTTATACACTGCGGGCGTTCAAGGTGCTGCGTGTACCCCGCCGTCTGCTCACACCTCTTTTCGGACAGGCCGGTGCCTGCTCAATCCTCTTTTCGGACAGGCCGGTGTCTGCTCACACCTGTGTTGGGTGTGGCCGGTTTGGGGGGTGTGTTTATGTTCTTTGGGGTGTGTGGTGGTGGTTGCGTCGGGGTTTTTGGTTTGGGTCGATGTGGGGTGGGGGGATGAACCAGGGGACGCCGGTTTTCATGTCGATGCGCCATTGTTCTTTGTGGATGAGGTGGTGGTGGTGGCTGCAGAGGAGTGTGCCGTTGTCGGTGCCGGTGGTGCCGCCGTGTGACCAGTAGGTGGTGTGGTGGGCTTCGCACCAGGGTGCGGGCATGGTGCAGTCGGGAAAGGCGCAGCCACCGTCGCGGGCGGTGATGGCTTTGCGGATGTGGGGTGGGAAGATCCGGGTGGTCCGGCCGATGTCCAGGATTCGGGAGTCGCTGCCGAGCAGGACGGGGATGATGTCGGCGTCGCAGGCGATTTTCCGGATGGTGGCCGGGTGGATCGGGCCGGTGAACGTCGCCGACCCAGACCTCGACCTTGTCCCCGCCCCTATCCGAGTCCGGGTCACTGTCCCGGTACCGGTAGCGGCGTTCCCGGCGCCGGCGCCGGGAACGCCGCCACTGCCGTTGCCGTGGTTCGGGCTTGTTCCGGTGCGACTGTGTTGGTTGTGCCGGGTGTTGTCGTTGAGTTGGTTGAGGAGTTCTTGGTAGCCGATGGTGACGGTGAGTTGGGGTCGGAGTCCGCCGTTGGCGGGGAGTTTCCCGGTGGTCATCGCGACACTGCAGGCCCCGAGGAGGCCGTTGAGGTGTTTCTGGGGCCGGGTGCGCAGGTCCAGGACGGGTCCGCCTCCGGTGTCGGCGTCGGACTCGGTGTCGGTGTTGGTGGTGAGTCTGGGGTTGGTGGCGGTGTTCATGACGGTGGTGAGGGTTTCGTATTGTTCGTCGGTGGCGAAGATTTCGATGTGGTGCAGTCCGTAGCGGCGTCGGCGGCGCAGGAATGCTCCTTGGTGCTGGCGGACGGTTTCTTCGGAGGGTTCGGGGCCGTCGTGGTCGATGTGGTCGACCCAGCGTTTGGTCATTTTGGTGAGGAAGTCGGGGTCGGTCTCCACCGCAGTGGTGGTCAGGGCGTGTTCCATCCGGGTGATGGTTTCCTCGTCGGTGAGGTGCCGGACTTTGTCCAGGGCGGTGCTGATGATCGTCGCGGACCGGGAAGGCACCAACGCGGACCCGACAGCGGCGGCGAGGATTTCGCGGCGGGCCGGGATCTGTTGGCCGGTCATTCCGGTTTGGGGGAGGACGTCGGGGGCGAGGGAGAGCCGGCGCCGGGCTTCACCGATGCTGATCCGCAACCGTGCCCGAAGGAACTCCGCAGCACTCCGGTACCCGTCATCCACCACACTGCCCCTGGAGTCGTCACCACCCCTTGACCCGGCACCACCTGCGGATTGTGCCGCGCCACTCACGGAAAGTGCTGCATCAGTGGCGGGCGCCTCCACTACTGAGCCCAGTGCGCTGTTGGTTCCCGGAACTGTTGCGCCCGCGGCTGGTTCGGTCCAGCCCGTCCGCCATTCCGGTGCTGCTGACGAGGACCCCGGACCGGCTAGCTGTGCCTCTCTACGGGTCCGTTCCACAGCCTGGGCCGCGACCACCTGCAAATACTCCACCGACCGGGACATCTCCTCGACCCTGCCCGCGAAATCAGCAGCCTCAACAAACCCCAACAACCGCACCTCATCGGGG contains the following coding sequences:
- a CDS encoding dihydrolipoamide acetyltransferase family protein produces the protein MTATMIKEFRLPDLGEGLTESEILSWKVAVGDTVTLNQVIAEVETAKAVVELPSPFAGVVAELHEQPGTVVEVGKPIVSFEVDDAGSSNGGGTPNGGGGSAVAASAGAVTAGAATAGDRSAVETSATVSPSTAGAEAVGAPAKREPNLVGYGAVVEHSGRPTRRARGQVQDVKSTSPAAPAASEAVVTTQAAAEASERPRSTPPVRKLARDLGVNLELVPGTGPGGLITREDVQNFSAEPEAPTEAGATAAHGDRETRTPIKGVRKFTAAAMVQSAFTAPHVTEFLTVDVTATMELLARLKGNKAFEGYKLTPLTIAAKAVLVALRNNPSLNSRWEESSQEIVQFNYVNLGIAAATPRGLTVPNIKDADRLTLRELSTALTELTETARAGKTSPSELSGGTISITNIGVFGIDAGTPILNPGEAAIVALGAVRKAPWVVNDELSVRQVMSLSLSFDHRLVDGEQGSRFLADLGAILADPAMVMTMI
- a CDS encoding NAD(P)-dependent oxidoreductase, whose protein sequence is MRIAVTGGSGKLGRSVVRRLTQDGHQVLNIDRAGTRGKGYVSVDLRNYGQVLDVILGLDDQHHGLDAIVHLAAIPAPGLAPDAAIFENNMVSTYNVFQAARRAGIKKVVYASSETVLGLPFEIDPPYIPVDEEYPARPESTYSLVKHLEEQMAIQLTRWDPDLSITALRFSNVMDPEDYDSFPAFDSDATLRKWNLWGYIDARDGALAVVRALEHGEPGFEAFIIAAADTVMSRSSAGLAAEVFPGVEVLKELGEHETMLSIDKARRLLGFEPEHSWRNVHSNRTTPTED
- a CDS encoding DUF222 domain-containing protein; this translates as MEKLAQSMASGAEASPAVAALTKVRSQPVASMPHLIKAGRTDSTAPVAVIEHFHGTGLVSGTGPVNGAGRFGGDRRHKDAGQLDGVGRLSGTTLPDGTGRLNSTGALNRAKQLIGQAKGARAAESTGAKATGAKATGAKATVQRIQRPHGLRPEPVAVSGLELGELLEDAAALLDSARLSVPDEVRLLGFVEAADFAGRVEEMSRSVEYLQVVAAQAVERTRREAQLAGPGSSSAAPEWRTGWTEPAAGATVPGTNSALGSVVEAPATDAALSVSGAAQSAGGAGSRGGDDSRGSVVDDGYRSAAEFLRARLRISIGEARRRLSLAPDVLPQTGMTGQQIPARREILAAAVGSALVPSRSATIISTALDKVRHLTDEETITRMEHALTTTAVETDPDFLTKMTKRWVDHIDHDGPEPSEETVRQHQGAFLRRRRRYGLHHIEIFATDEQYETLTTVMNTATNPRLTTNTDTESDADTGGGPVLDLRTRPQKHLNGLLGACSVAMTTGKLPANGGLRPQLTVTIGYQELLNQLNDNTRHNQHSRTGTSPNHGNGSGGVPGAGAGNAATGTGTVTRTRIGAGTRSRSGSATFTGPIHPATIRKIACDADIIPVLLGSDSRILDIGRTTRIFPPHIRKAITARDGGCAFPDCTMPAPWCEAHHTTYWSHGGTTGTDNGTLLCSHHHHLIHKEQWRIDMKTGVPWFIPPPHIDPNQKPRRNHHHTPQRT